In Desulfuromonas sp., the sequence GTGGCTGCGCGACCAGATGCGGCTGATCAACACCGCGGCGGACGTCGAGAACCTGGCCCGCATGGTCGAGGACAACGGCGGCATGTACTTCGTCCCCGCCTTCTCCGGTCTCTTCGCTCCCTACTGGAAGAGCGACGCTAGAGGCGCCATCGTCGGCATGACCCGCTACCTCACCCGCGGCCACTTCGCCCGGGCCGCCCTCGAGGCGGTGGCCTACCAGACCCGCGAGGTCCTCGACGCCATGGAGGCCGACTCCGGGGTCAAGCTCAAGGCCCTCAAGGTCGACGGCGGCATGGTCGCCAACGAATTGCTGATGCAGTACCAGGCCGACGTCCTGGGAGTCACCGTCACCCGTCCCAAGGTCGCCGAGAGCACCGCCCTGGGAGCCGCCTATGCCGCCGGCCTCGCCGTCGGTTTCTGGAACAACACCGACGAGATGCGGCAGAACTGGGGGGTCGACAAGAACTGGGAGCCGGCCGAGGACGATACCGCCCGGGTCAAAAACTTCGGCATGTGGAAGAAAGCCGTCACCCGCACCTTCGACTGGGTGGACTAAACCGGCACGGCCACAAACCAAACCCCGCGGGGGAAACCCTCTCCTCCGCGGGGTTACATTCTTTACAGTTCTCACCTCTTCGGCAGCACATTTGTGCTGCCTTTTTTCGTCCGGCGTAAACACCTTTTACCGGCAAGGCCCCCTTCCCCGCATCGCCCAGCGCCTTGAATGGGGACGGACCTAGACAACCTGCCGATATTTAGTGAAAACGCCTAAGTTTTTGGCCTGTTTTTTTTGGCTTAGAGTGGCCTTTTTGGCCCCAAAATGGTGTGTCTAAGGGTGGGGTGGGGATACCGGGACCCTGGTATCCGCGAGAGGAAAAAACGGGACATCCATGCATTCATGCGTTGCTATTGAGCCTGCGGAAAAAAGGGGCCTACAAATCACCATTTACGGCATATAGAACGGCTCCTCCAAAAAACCGGAGGGGCTATCCCTGCCGTGCACGGGCACCCGCCAGCCAAAAAAAACGGGCCACCTTCTCTCCAGTGAGAAGGTGGCCCGTTTTTCCGTTCTTCCTGCCCGACGCGCCCTACAAGGCGACGGCCAGACGTTCCGTCACCAGGTCGTATTCGGCCTGGCCGCGGGCCTCGTCCCAGCCGAGTTCCTTTGCCATGATCTCCACCACACGCCGGGCCACCGCCGCGGTCGCGGCCTTGTCGATCAATGCCAGCGGCAGGCGCCGCGCCAGCACGTCGATGGCGCGCTCGGCGAATTCGTGGCGCACCGCGTAGACGATCTCGGCCTCGATGTAGGGGTGGTCGGGATGGAGCCGGGAGTCGAACCCTTCGGCCGCCACTTCTGCCACGGCATCGGCGCGGTCGCCGTAGGCGCGGTTCAGGTTGGCGGCAACGTCGGCCGCGAGGCCGTGTGCCCCCACCAGCCGGGCACCGCCGTCGGGCAGGTAACCGGCGCCGCCGGCCACCGGGGTGTCGTTGGTCTGGCAGGCGAGGGCGGGCTCGAGTCCGTACCCCGCCACCGCCTGGTCGACGGTGTCCTCGGCCATCCTGCGGTAACTGGTCCACTTGCCGCCGACGATGGTGAGGAGGCCGGCCTCGCTCATGGAGATCACGTGGTCGCGGACCAGGTTGGAGGTATCGGCCGCCTCCGGGTCGGCGACCAGGGGGCGCAGGCCCGACCAGGTGGCCTTGATGTCGTCCCTGGTCACGCTGAGGTCGAAATACTTTCGGACATGGCGCAGCAGGTAATCGACCTCGTCCTCCGTCGCCCGGGGATGTTCGCTGATCTCCGCGGGGTCGTCGGTGGTGCCGACCAGGGCATGCCCCTGCCAGGGGATGACGAAGAGAACCCGGCCATCTTCGGTCTTGGGGATCATCAGCCCCGTCTCGGGCGGGGCGAAGCGCTCGTCGAGGACGATGTGGATCCCCGAGCTGGCGGTGATGATCGGCGTGGCGGCGGGGTCGTCCATCTGCCTCAGGCGGTCGCCGAAGGGGCCGGTGGCGTTGACCACCCCCCTGGCGCGCAACGTCCATTCGCTCCCGGTCAGGCTGTCCTTGAGTCGGGCGCCGGCGACATGGCCGCTCTCCTTGACGAGGTCTGTGACTTCGACGTGGTTGGCCACCACCGCGCCGTGTTCCCGGGCGGTCATGGCGAGGGCCACGGCCATCCGGGCGTCGTTGAACTGGCCGTCGTAGTAGAGGACCCCCGCCTTGAGGCCCTTCGCCTGGAGCATCGGGAAACGCTGAAGGGCTTTCTTGCGGCTCAGCAGGCGGCTGTGGCCGATCCCCATCTTGCCGGCCAGGAGGTCGTAGAGCTTCAGGCCGATGGTCACCATGGGGACGTCGAGCCACTTGTACAGGGGGGTGACAAAGGGGATCGGGTTCGACAGGTGGGGCGCGTTTTTCAGCAGGACGCCCCGCTCGTGGAGCCCCTCCCTGACCAGATCGTACTGGGCCTTGTCGAGGCGCTTAACGGCCTTTTCGAGGTAGCGCACCCCGCCGTGGACCAGTTTGGTACTGCGGCTGCTGGTCACCTCGGCGAGATCGTTCTTTTCCACCAGGGCGACCTTGAGGCCGCGGAGCGCAGCGTCGACCGCGATGCCGCAGCCGGTCGCGCCGCCGCCGACGACCAGAAGGTCAAAAGGTTCGTCCTGCTTCAGGGCCGCCAGTGTCTCTTGTCTCGTCATCTTTACCTCTTCGCTGAAAGGAGCCAGCCTTTGCCCGCCAGAATGTCAAACGTTCGGATCGACACCCCTGTATGTTCACTTTCAATGATAAACGGGACCCAAAATGTTTGCAAGCGAAAAAACAGACGCCAGGCTGGCACCTTTCGAGTTTGCCCGGAAGAGGAAAGGCAAACGCCCGGGGGCGATATGATTCCGCATCTTTACAGGAAAGAGAGTCAAGGGACCAACCGACCCCCCGAGGCAATTGTTCGAAAACGAAAACAGATGCGTATTCCTGAAGGACGAAGGGGCCGGAAATGACCACGGAAAAGGACTCCCGGCGGCACCGAAGGCGGGGCGAGGAAAAGGGGGCCGTTTGACCGATTCCGGGGACCTACTACAATTACGGTACAGGACGGCACAAGCAGGCAAAGCCATCCGCCACCCGGCAACAAAAGAGGGGGACATTTATGGAGTGCTACAACTGCGCAAAAGCGGATTCCAAGAGCGAAGCGGTCGCCGTCTGTTCGGTGTGCGGTCGGGGCCTCTGCCCCGGCCATGCGATCGAACGCGACATCCCCCTGGTGAGGCGGGTTTCCGGCTGGGGGGACCAGTCACTGATCCACATCCTGTGCGGGGCATGCGCCGAGGTGAAGGCGCTGACCGACTAGGAGGCACCCCATGGACATCTTTCTGGGTGAACTCGTCGGAACCATGATCCTGATCCTGCTGGGGGACGGCGTGGTGGCCAACGTGGTCCTTGAGAAATCGAAGGGGCAGAACTCCGACTGGATCGTTATCGCCGCCGGATGGGGGTTCGGCGTGGCCATCGCCGTCTATGTCACAGGCTGGGTCAGCGGCGCCCACATCAACCCTGCGGTCACGGTCGGCTTTCTGGCCCTCGGCAAGATCACCTTCGCAACGGCCCTGGTCTACTTCGCCGGCCAGTTTCTCGGCGCGTTCCTCGGCGCGGTGCTGGTCTGGCTGGCCTACCTGGCGCACTGGGAAAAGACCGAGGATGCCGATCTCAAACTGGCGGTCTTCTGCACCGCTCCGGCCATTCGCAGCTACGGCCGCAACCTGCTCACCGAGATCATCGGCACCGCCATGCTGCTGGTCGGGGTGCTGGGGATCTTCAACGCCAACAACGGCCTCGCAGGCGGCATGGGGCCTTATGCGGTCGGCATCCTGGTCTTCAGCCTGGGGCTGTCGCTGGGCGGGCCGACCGGCTACGCCATAAACCCGGCCCGCGACCTGGGGCCGCGCATCGCCCACGCGGTCCTGCCGATCCCCGGCAAGAGGGACGGCGACTGGGCCTACGCCTGGGTTCCGGTGGTCGGGCCGATTATCGGCGGCGTCCTGGGGGCGGTTTTCTACGATCTGGTGATCGGACCTCTTTGAATAGCTGCTTCTGGTTGTCCACTTCACTCAGGTTGAACTCAAGATGTGCTGCAAAAGCTGCCCTCCGGCAGAGGAGCCCATCGATCGAAATCAAAACCGGCCTCACGCCCGTTCGCATTTGCCCACTCAAGTCGCAAAGCCGCAAAGAAAACGATAGAGACTCGATTTATTGCCTTCCTTAGCGGCTTTGCGTGAGACACGGGACTCGGTTTTGCACTCAACCTCATTCATCGTTACTGGAATCAAGGGCATAAACAGATAGCTGATTCCCATCCCAAAAGGACCAAGGAGGCACGGGCATGGCCAAATTCGTAGCTGCAGTCGACCAGGGGACGACCAGTTCCCGCTGCATGATTTTCAACCATTCGGGCGAGACGGTCTCCAGCTGCCAGATGGAACACAAGCAGATCTACCCCCAGCCGGGATGGGTGGAGCACGACGCCGTCGAAATCTGGTCCCGCACCAAGGACGTGATCCACGGCGCGATGGAGAAAGCCGGCCTGGTGGCCGCCGACATCGCGGCGGTCGGGGTCACCAACCAGCGAGAGACGGCGGTGGCCTGGGACAGAAAGACCGGCCAGCCCTACCACAACGCCATCGTCTGGCAGGACACCCGCACCGACAAGATCTGCGACCGGCTTGCCGAAGAGGGGGGCCAGGACCGCTTCCGCTTCCGGACCGGCCTGCCGCTGGCGACCTACTTCTCCGGCCCAAAGATCAGCTGGCTGCTCGAGAACGTCCCCGGCCTGCGCGAAGCGGCCGAGCGGGGGGACGCCCTGTTCGGCAACATGGACACCTGGATCATCTGGAAGCTGACCGGCGGCATCAACGGCGGCGCTCACGTCACCGACGTCACCAACGCCTCGCGGACCATGCTGATGGACCTGGACGGCACCTGCTGGGATGACGAGATCCTCGAAGCCATGGGGGTCCCCCGGTCGATGCTTCCCGAGATCCGCCCCTCCAGCGACCCGGATTTCTACGGCCTGACCAGGCCCGACGGCCCCTTCGGCGGCGAGATCCCCGTCTGCGGCGACCTCGGCGACCAGCAGGCGGCGACCGTCGGCCAGGCCTGTTTCAGCCCGGGCGAGGCGAAGAACACCTACGGCACCGGCTGCTTCATGCTGCTCAACACCGGCACCGAGATCGTCCGCTCGAAAAGCGGGCTCCTGACCACCCCCTGCTACAAGTTCGGCAATGATCCGACCGTCTACGCCCTGGAGGGTTCCATCGCCATCGCCGGCGCCCTGGTGCAGTGGCTGCGCGACGGCCTGCGGCTGATCAACACCGCCGCCGACGTCGAGAACCTGGCCCGCATGGTCGAGGACAACGGCGGCATCTACTTCGTGCCGGCCTTCTCCGGGCTCTTCGCCCCCTACTGGCGGGGCGACGCTAGAGGCGCCATCGTCGGCATGACCCGCTACGTCACCCGCGGGCACATCGCCCGGGCGACCCTCGAGGCGGTCGCCTACCAGACCCGCGAGGTGGCGGACGCGATGGAGAAGGATTCCGGGGTGGAGCTGAAAGCGCTCAAGGTGGACGGCGGGATGGTGGCCAACACCCTGCTCATGCAGATCCAGGCCGACGTGCTCGGGGTCCCCGTGACCCGCCCCCGGGTAGCGGAGAGCACCGCCCTCGGCGCCGCCTACGCCGCCGGCCTGGCGGTCGGCTATTGGAAGAACACCGACGAGATGCGGCAGAACTGGGGAATCGACAAGACTTGGCAGCCGTCCGGGGACGACACCGCCCGCACCCGAAACTACAACCTGTGGAAAAAGGCGGTCACCCGCACCTTCGACTGGGTGGAGTGACCCGGGAACGGCCCCCGAACGACAAGAACCTTGACACCACCCCCCAATTCTTTTACGCTTCGCGGTAACGATAAAAACC encodes:
- a CDS encoding FAD-dependent oxidoreductase, producing MTRQETLAALKQDEPFDLLVVGGGATGCGIAVDAALRGLKVALVEKNDLAEVTSSRSTKLVHGGVRYLEKAVKRLDKAQYDLVREGLHERGVLLKNAPHLSNPIPFVTPLYKWLDVPMVTIGLKLYDLLAGKMGIGHSRLLSRKKALQRFPMLQAKGLKAGVLYYDGQFNDARMAVALAMTAREHGAVVANHVEVTDLVKESGHVAGARLKDSLTGSEWTLRARGVVNATGPFGDRLRQMDDPAATPIITASSGIHIVLDERFAPPETGLMIPKTEDGRVLFVIPWQGHALVGTTDDPAEISEHPRATEDEVDYLLRHVRKYFDLSVTRDDIKATWSGLRPLVADPEAADTSNLVRDHVISMSEAGLLTIVGGKWTSYRRMAEDTVDQAVAGYGLEPALACQTNDTPVAGGAGYLPDGGARLVGAHGLAADVAANLNRAYGDRADAVAEVAAEGFDSRLHPDHPYIEAEIVYAVRHEFAERAIDVLARRLPLALIDKAATAAVARRVVEIMAKELGWDEARGQAEYDLVTERLAVAL
- a CDS encoding DUF2180 family protein, producing MECYNCAKADSKSEAVAVCSVCGRGLCPGHAIERDIPLVRRVSGWGDQSLIHILCGACAEVKALTD
- a CDS encoding MIP/aquaporin family protein produces the protein MDIFLGELVGTMILILLGDGVVANVVLEKSKGQNSDWIVIAAGWGFGVAIAVYVTGWVSGAHINPAVTVGFLALGKITFATALVYFAGQFLGAFLGAVLVWLAYLAHWEKTEDADLKLAVFCTAPAIRSYGRNLLTEIIGTAMLLVGVLGIFNANNGLAGGMGPYAVGILVFSLGLSLGGPTGYAINPARDLGPRIAHAVLPIPGKRDGDWAYAWVPVVGPIIGGVLGAVFYDLVIGPL
- the glpK gene encoding glycerol kinase GlpK, coding for MAKFVAAVDQGTTSSRCMIFNHSGETVSSCQMEHKQIYPQPGWVEHDAVEIWSRTKDVIHGAMEKAGLVAADIAAVGVTNQRETAVAWDRKTGQPYHNAIVWQDTRTDKICDRLAEEGGQDRFRFRTGLPLATYFSGPKISWLLENVPGLREAAERGDALFGNMDTWIIWKLTGGINGGAHVTDVTNASRTMLMDLDGTCWDDEILEAMGVPRSMLPEIRPSSDPDFYGLTRPDGPFGGEIPVCGDLGDQQAATVGQACFSPGEAKNTYGTGCFMLLNTGTEIVRSKSGLLTTPCYKFGNDPTVYALEGSIAIAGALVQWLRDGLRLINTAADVENLARMVEDNGGIYFVPAFSGLFAPYWRGDARGAIVGMTRYVTRGHIARATLEAVAYQTREVADAMEKDSGVELKALKVDGGMVANTLLMQIQADVLGVPVTRPRVAESTALGAAYAAGLAVGYWKNTDEMRQNWGIDKTWQPSGDDTARTRNYNLWKKAVTRTFDWVE